The Brevibacillus choshinensis genome includes the window CGATGGGATTCGGTGGGGATACCCTGGGAAGACGAACATCCTGTCCTGTCTCAGAAGGACAGTTCGCTGGTGCCGTTCCCGCTTTTCCAGAGCCCATTTGTGTATGAGAAGTAGTTCATATCATCATGTATTTTCTATATAGTTCAGTACAAATTGTTTCACGAGGGCAAGCATTTGCTGACCGTCTTCCATGGAGTGACCTTTCACACCGAAATATATCTTTAATTTAGCTTCTGTGCCCGATGGCCGAACGCAAAACCAGGAGTCGTCCTCCAGATGGACTTTTATCACGTTAGGTGTTGGCAGTGCAAGCGGCACGACGGCTCCGGTTTTTACGTCCTTGTGCGTGCCTGCCAAATAATCCTCGATGGCGATTACTTTTTTTTAAGCTACCTCCGTCAACGGCCGGCTTCGGAAGCTTTCCGCACCGTATATACATTGACGGTTGATGCCTGGCCGCATTTCCCCACGCATTCCACCAGTTCCAAAAGACACCCAGTATTGGAAAAGTAGATAAATATTGAAATGAGGGGAGAACAAAAGTGGAACCATATATCAATGTGAAGACTAGTGTCTTCGACTTACCTGGGTATACTGAAATCACGAAAGCAAGGCTTGACCACCTGGCTTCCATGAATCTTACGTTAGCTGGAAAATCAGTCATCGATGTAGGCTGTGGAACTGGGCGTTTGACGGAGTTTCTCATAGGCCAAGGAGCAAGCGTTTTTGGCGTGGACGGAAGGGAAGACAACATACAGCAGATGCGACTTTTCTATTCAAACGTAGAGGTAGAAGTTGTGGATTTGGAAACCGATGATCTGTTAAAGTACGGTCCGTTTGACATCGTGTTTTATTATGGGATTTTGTATCGTCTTTCAGATCCATTGCATTTTATAAAGAACGCTGAAAAATTGTGCAGCGACATGATATTGATTGAAACATGCATTACCGATGCATTGGAACCGCTATGTAAAATCGAGATCGAAGACGGTACGAACAATTCCCAATCTATTCATCATGCCGGTTCCCGTACGAGTCCAGCCTACGTCATATTTTGTTTGAAAAAAGCGGGTTTTCCATATGTTTATCCACCTGTAGAAAAGCCTGCTCATCCTGATTTTCTTCACGAAAAAAAATATGATTATGCGTCCTACAACAATGGACGGCTTATCCGTGAAATTTTTGTCGCCTCTAGAAATCTATTGAATAATGACCGGCTTGTGCTGGTCGGATAAATAGGCCATTTTCAGAAGATGACTTTTGGATGAGTGGTGTCCTGGGAGAGAAGAATCAATAACCGTCAGAGTGTTTAACCCTGACGGTTTTCGTAATGGATGATTGTTCACTTATGCGGAGCATAGAACGAAAAACAGCTTATTGACATATTTATAAGAGATAAACGATTGAGGGAGAAAGCAATGTATTCATACATCGTGTCGGGGGATTGTCATGGGGAGTATTTTCGATAAAACAGACCCTCCTAAAGATCTTTACTTTTCTGCAAAGCAATGGATTCATTCGTGTTTTGAACATCCAGAGGAACTTCAACCATTTTACAAGGAATGTCTCGCTGAAAACAGTCCATTTATAGCGATATCCAGTAAGGAGAAGATGGGGTGGCCCCAGCTGGTTAAACCGCGACCACATTATATCGTCGCGATGCCTATGGGCAGGGTCTGGGGGGAAAATGGTGCGGTCATTAGCCCCGACAACAAATTGATCTGGGATGCTTCCCATGAAATCATGACGAAACCTCATGAACATTCCCTCTTCTCACAGCAAAAATTGCCTCCTGTCACCTTCATTCCAGAAAATTTGGCGGTACTCACCCATATGGAAGGATACAGTTATTATTTTTGGATGTTTGATGTTTTGGCACGAATTGAGTTACTTCGCCGCAATGACATACAAATAGACAGGTATGTCTTCACATCGATGACACGTGCGTTTCAGGAAGAGACGTTACTGAGGCTGGGTGTCACATGTGAAAAACAAATCATTTGCGACAATCATACCCATATTCAAGGACTTGAACTGATTGTCACTCCTTTGGTGGCCGATACGGGAATGACACCGAAATGGGTCTGTGAATTCCTCAGGGAAGAGTTCTTGGAAAAGCCGGGGATAAAGCCATCACGGGATTTCAAACGGATTTACGTAAGCCGTGGCGATGCAAAACGAAGACAGGTAAAAAATGAGCAAGATGTAATGGATTATTTGAAAAGATATGGATTCGATTGTGTGCTCTTGGATGGATTATCGGTAGCTGAACAGGCACAAATCTTTTTTTCGGCGGAAGTGGTCATCGCTCCCCACGGAGCAGCCCTTACGAACCTCGTCTTTAGCAAACCAGGCACGAAGGTCATCGAACTGTTTTCCCCGCTTTGGCTGCGCCACACTTACTGTATCATCAGTCAACACTTCGACCTGGATTATTCCCGACTAATAGGAATTGGACACGGGTCATCTGTCATTTTGTCCTCCCCCTTATCTGATATTCAAATCGCATTGGAAGCCGACATCACTGTCAACATTGGTCAATTAGCAAAGCAGCTGAGGGCTGCGGGCGTTCATTAATTTGATCAGGAGGGAATGTGAATGTTTTCAAAACTCCAGCAGTTGCCACAGACTCCCGTAGCCGTGGCTTTCACTCCCAATTCCGTACTGAATCTCAGTCAACCACAGACTGTTGCACCCGCTTGCGTCATGATAAACGGGACACGTTTTTCTACATGCACAGATGTTGGATGGTTCAACAGCAACCGGTACCTGGCTACGTTGAATTTTGCGGCGGAAACCCTTCATGTCTATGCATTTCATCCGCAAGATCACTCACTTACTCTTGTGCAAACATGGAGCAACCAAGATGGCATGCAAATGCAATGGCCAGAGAAAATGGCATTCTCAAAAGACGGTCGCTATCTTGCCATTTCGAATATCAAAGGCCATTTGCCTTCACTCAATTTGTACAGCATTGATTCTCAAACGCACTTGATTAATCCCGTTCCTTTCAAAGTGATCGAACACTCCCATGCTAACCATGGTGTGCGGTTTACGCCGAATGGTCAATACTTGGTTAGCAGTACGATAGATGACGAAGGCCTGATTCTTATCTACAAGCTTGAGCGTGAGCCAAATGGCACTCTCGACGTCACGCTTTCACAGGTTGTGCAAAACCCCTACTTACCCTTGAAACCGAAATCGGTTAACTTTTCCAGTGACGGCTCACTCATGGTTGTTTGTTACTCTCCCAATGCGGATCGAATTTATCAACACAGTGGTGCGTTGGTTATATATGCCTTTGACAACGAAACGGGGACCATTCGTCCGCAACCTCTGTGTGAACGGATCGGATTGCCAGAATTGCAATATCCGGACGATGCATGTTTTTCTCATGATGAAGAGTCCAGCATTCTTATTGTTCCGACTCAGGGAGACCATTCGATTCTTTTTTATCCTTTTGATAAAAGGACCAGCCAGATAGATCCTCAATTCTTTGCCTTTACCAATCCGGAAGCTCAACTTAGCTTTCCGCATGGTGTTTCGCTTTCCTCTGACGACAATTATCTCGCCGTTTCCAATTATGGAGACGATAAAGTTACGGTTTATTCCATGAAACAGGCGATACAAAGCGAATAACCACCAATAAAATGGCAATAGAAACACTGCCATGGAGAGCGAGATGCCTCTTGGAATCATGTGAAGGGGGGAGAAATGGGCCAATGAAAACAGCTTTCCTAACCGGAATCACCGGCCAAGACGGTGCCTATCTGGCAAAATTCCTGCTGGAAAAAGGCTACCGGGTGGTGGGGCTGGTTCCTCGTCGTAGCACTCTGGATCGCTGGAGATTGGAGTACTTGAATATTGCGGATGAAGTGGAATACATGGATGGAGATATTCTGGATCTCTCGTCACTAACCAGGGGGATCAAAAAATCGAAGCCGGATGAAGTATACCATTTGGCAGCTCAAAGCTTCGTGGGTTCTTCGTGGGAGCAGCCGATCCTGACGGCACAGTCTACAGGGATGGGTGTTTTGTACGCACTGGAGGCCATTCGCGAAACCGACCCAAACATTAAAATGTACCAGGCGTCGTCGAGTGAACTGTACGGCCTGATCCAGGAGTCGCGGCAGTCCGAGGAGACGCCTTTTTATCCGAGGAGTCCGTATGCCGTATCCAAATTGTTTGGTTACTGGATGACGAAAAACTACAGGGAGAGCTTTCAGATGTACAGCTGCAATGGCATTCTGTTCAATCATGAATCTCCTCTGCGCGGACTTGAATTCGTCACACGGAAAGTAACACACGCAGTCGCACGGATCGCAACCAATCTGCAAAAAGAGCTGAGACTGGGCAATATTCAGGCGAAACGTGACTGGGGCTTTGCGGGGGATTACGTAGAAGCGATGTGGCTGATGCTGCAGCAGTCAAAACCAGACGACTTTGTTATCGCCACAGGCAAAACTTCGACGGTCGAGGAGATGTGCAAAATTGCTTTTGACTATGTCGGCCTCAATTACCAGGATTACGTGGTCATCGATCCTGAGTTTTATCGGCCCGCGGAAGTGGACATCCTACTGGGCAATCCTGAAAAGGCGAAGCAGGAGCTGGGCTGGACGCCGAAGACCAAGCTCGAGCAGCTCATTCACATGATGGTCGAGGCAGATTTGCAGCGTGTGGCAAAGACTCCATGATGACGAAGACGAAAAAAACGAGGCTGCCCAGAGCAACCTCGTTTTTCATGTACATAATGATCCAGGTTATTAAAAAGCAGCTTTTCCCGCGAACCACGCAATCATGCGCTTGTTGATTTCTTCCTCGGAGAGATCCTCAAACAGTCGGGCGTTTACGATCATGTCGTATAGGCGTTCCATCGGCTCTCGGCCATCTGCTTTTTTTGCTTTGGCATCGTTTTTCAGGAGCTCCCACGTGTGTACGACAAAGTCGCGGCGGTCGACTTCTTGCTTGTGAAAGAAAAATTCGATTCGCTCGACATGATCGAGGAAATCACTACCGAAACGCTCTTCTGCTTTTCCTCGCAGCAGCGCGATTTCAGCTTCGTACATCGGGCGTTCATTGCCTTTTTCCTTGGAAATCCAAGGGGTTTCCAGAATGAGTGGCAGGTGACGAATCTTTTCGTGCTCCACGATGTACTTCATGGCGTCAAAGCCGATCAGCCCTGCACCTACAGGAGCATGACGGTCTTTGCCCGCCCCGCGGAAGTTTTTGCTGTCGTTTAAGTGGACAACCGAGAGTCGATCCAGACCGATCACGCGGTCAAACTGGTCGAGTACTCCATCGAAATCGTGGACGACATCATAGCCAGCATCATGAATATGGC containing:
- the gmd gene encoding GDP-mannose 4,6-dehydratase codes for the protein MKTAFLTGITGQDGAYLAKFLLEKGYRVVGLVPRRSTLDRWRLEYLNIADEVEYMDGDILDLSSLTRGIKKSKPDEVYHLAAQSFVGSSWEQPILTAQSTGMGVLYALEAIRETDPNIKMYQASSSELYGLIQESRQSEETPFYPRSPYAVSKLFGYWMTKNYRESFQMYSCNGILFNHESPLRGLEFVTRKVTHAVARIATNLQKELRLGNIQAKRDWGFAGDYVEAMWLMLQQSKPDDFVIATGKTSTVEEMCKIAFDYVGLNYQDYVVIDPEFYRPAEVDILLGNPEKAKQELGWTPKTKLEQLIHMMVEADLQRVAKTP
- a CDS encoding deoxyribonuclease IV; translated protein: MVKIGSHVSFSGKGLLNAAEEAVAYGSSTFMIYTGAPQNTRRKPIEDQYIEEGKAVMDKQGMDEIVVHAPYIVNLGSYKDDTYELAVNFLQEEIRRTNYLGVKNIVLHPGAFTDKDAEFGIARIAEGLNEVLSGIKDTDVNIALETMAGKGTEIGRSFEELAAIMEKVDDNSRLKVCMDTCHIHDAGYDVVHDFDGVLDQFDRVIGLDRLSVVHLNDSKNFRGAGKDRHAPVGAGLIGFDAMKYIVEHEKIRHLPLILETPWISKEKGNERPMYEAEIALLRGKAEERFGSDFLDHVERIEFFFHKQEVDRRDFVVHTWELLKNDAKAKKADGREPMERLYDMIVNARLFEDLSEEEINKRMIAWFAGKAAF
- a CDS encoding glycosyltransferase family 61 protein, producing MGWPQLVKPRPHYIVAMPMGRVWGENGAVISPDNKLIWDASHEIMTKPHEHSLFSQQKLPPVTFIPENLAVLTHMEGYSYYFWMFDVLARIELLRRNDIQIDRYVFTSMTRAFQEETLLRLGVTCEKQIICDNHTHIQGLELIVTPLVADTGMTPKWVCEFLREEFLEKPGIKPSRDFKRIYVSRGDAKRRQVKNEQDVMDYLKRYGFDCVLLDGLSVAEQAQIFFSAEVVIAPHGAALTNLVFSKPGTKVIELFSPLWLRHTYCIISQHFDLDYSRLIGIGHGSSVILSSPLSDIQIALEADITVNIGQLAKQLRAAGVH
- a CDS encoding beta-propeller fold lactonase family protein, giving the protein MFSKLQQLPQTPVAVAFTPNSVLNLSQPQTVAPACVMINGTRFSTCTDVGWFNSNRYLATLNFAAETLHVYAFHPQDHSLTLVQTWSNQDGMQMQWPEKMAFSKDGRYLAISNIKGHLPSLNLYSIDSQTHLINPVPFKVIEHSHANHGVRFTPNGQYLVSSTIDDEGLILIYKLEREPNGTLDVTLSQVVQNPYLPLKPKSVNFSSDGSLMVVCYSPNADRIYQHSGALVIYAFDNETGTIRPQPLCERIGLPELQYPDDACFSHDEESSILIVPTQGDHSILFYPFDKRTSQIDPQFFAFTNPEAQLSFPHGVSLSSDDNYLAVSNYGDDKVTVYSMKQAIQSE
- a CDS encoding class I SAM-dependent methyltransferase; amino-acid sequence: MEPYINVKTSVFDLPGYTEITKARLDHLASMNLTLAGKSVIDVGCGTGRLTEFLIGQGASVFGVDGREDNIQQMRLFYSNVEVEVVDLETDDLLKYGPFDIVFYYGILYRLSDPLHFIKNAEKLCSDMILIETCITDALEPLCKIEIEDGTNNSQSIHHAGSRTSPAYVIFCLKKAGFPYVYPPVEKPAHPDFLHEKKYDYASYNNGRLIREIFVASRNLLNNDRLVLVG